The Nicotiana tomentosiformis chromosome 9, ASM39032v3, whole genome shotgun sequence genome contains the following window.
GCTGGCGCCACTCTTGTGCTTCCACCACTGCTTCCTCCGTCACCATAGCTCCGCCGACGCCACCCAATGCTATTATCACCCAAAATCAAATACCCTCTCTTCTATTTGAAGGTTAGTTATCTATAGTATTTAATTTAGtaattttaattctttcaattgtaTAAATTAGGGTTTAGTTAATATTTCATTAAATTTAGGGTTTACTCCTATTGATTATGTTTATGCTAGCATTATCTATGTTAGAAGATTATGATTATTCTAGGGTTAGTtaattttaattctttcaattatatTGATTATGATTATGCTAGggtttagtgtcacgacccaaaattccaccataggcgtcgtgatagcacttagtctctaagactaagtaagccgattataattacaatccaagccattttttaaataaaaactaacaacggaaataattacaaacaacctcccaagacaagtaatactgagtcacgaactctaactaaatacataaaattatctcaaggatcgaatacttattactgtttgattaataattaacagtacaataaaatggaaagactccaagggactgcgacgacgaagcaactctaccttgaatccttacaatcATACTTTAACtctatccgagtccgatatctccaatacctggctctgcacaaaaatgtgcagaagtgtagtatgagtacaccacagtcggtacccagtaagtatcaagactaacctcggtggagtagtgacgaggtacagtcaagacactcactagtctaataacctgtgcaatatagtatacaaaataatagaaaaataaatagcagtgatagcaacaataatcaactagtgatgtaaacaacaAGGCAGCAAAAACTCCATAAAACtattgttcaaacaggtaatgaacacaagtacaaccaataatcaagtccttcaaaatatatatctttcacctataagtttttcaaataaaaatatttagaatataatcatttccaataaatatatttcgaatatacttccttcaaataaatatctttccaatataattctttcgaataaatatctttcaaatataattcttccaaataaatattttttgaatataattctttcaaataaatatctttcgaatataattctatcaaataaaagtcaccctgtgatacctcatttcataatcataaaatacgggtctcaacctactttcatatttccacggcacctcgtgccaatatctctatcacaatcatacagacaactcatgtgccaatatcatcatcatattttcccggcacctcgtgcccacatttcatatctgttgcggcgtgcaacccgatcccatataacattaatcatacatGTTGTGGATtgcgacccgatcccatataacataatccgcctggcaatagccacagactcccaatttcaacatagatcagactattatcaagtttaccgaaacaacaagacaagttgcacaagatataaaaataaacataaggaaaatcacaacatcacatgaaaattaccaacgcaataaccctacatcatcacataaaaatcaccaacacaataacttcacatcatcacatatcatccctgataatagccacccttatctctcatataaccacccttatcactcctataatagccccccttatccctctgccctgacaatatcaatagccacccttatcgtgtGAGAAGgcatgggagaaaatatgttattgatattggatgataaatacaatacaataaaataggtccctatttatagctatacactacaaggagatattactcctcttccaatgtgggacaagactacactatacatatctgtaaactaacactcccccccaagccggtgcatacacatcatatatactgagcttgttacacatgtaactaatacgagaaccagaaagagacttagtgaaaatatctgctagttgatcattcgactttacaaactttgtaacaatatctcctgaaagtattttttctctgacaaagtgacagtcgatctcaatgtgtttagtcctctcatggaacaccggatttgacggaatgtgaagagcagcttggttatcacacactagttccatcttgctgatttctctgaactttaactccttgagcaactgcttgacccaaactaaatCACACatcgccatagccatggcccgatattcggcttcggcgctagatcgagcaactacattctgtttcttgctcttccacgagaccaaattactTCCTACTAGAATACAATATCCATATGTAGAACGtttatcaaaaggtgatcctacccaatcagcatctgtgtacccaacaatctgctcgtggcctcgatcctcgaatagtaatccttttcctggagctgactttatataccgaagaatgcgaacaactgcatcccagtgactatcacagggagaatccataaactgacttacaacactcaccggaaaagaaatgtcaggtctagtcactgtaaggtaattcaatttgccaaccaacctcctatatctcatagggtctctaagaggctccccctgtccaggcagaagATTAGAgttcggatccataggagagtcaataggtctgcaacccatcattctagtctcctcaagaatgtctaaggcatactttcactgtgaaataacaatacttGAGCTAGACTgcgcgacctcaatacctagaaaatactttaatctgcccagatccttagtctggaagtgctgatagagatgttgcttcagattagtaataccatcctgatcattaccagttataacaatatcatcaacataaaccactagataaatacacaaattaggagcagaatgccgataaaacacagagtgatcagcctcactacgagtcatgccgaactcctgaataattgtgctgaacttaccaaaccaagctcgaggagactctttcaaaccatatagtgacctgcgcaatctgcacacacaaccattaaactccccttgagcaacaaaaccaggtggtttctccatataaacttctttcTCAAGATCATCGTGGAGAAAAatattcttaatgtctaactgataaagaggccaatgacgtacaacatCCATGGAAAAAAAGAGACGAAcaaatgctactttagccacgggagagaaagtatcactataatcaagcccaaaaatctgagtatatccttttgaaacaagacgagccttaagcagatcaacctggccatccgggaCGACTTTGGATACATAAACCCaatgacaaccaacagtagacttacctgcaggaaaaggaacaagctcccaagtggcactggcatgtaaagcagacatctcgtcaatcatagcatgtcgccatcctggatgagatagtgcctcacctgtagacttagggatagaaacagtggacaaagaagatataaaagcataatgaggtgatgacagaggatgataacttaaaccgatatagtggggattaggattaagtgtggatcgtacatctttgcggagtgcaattggtaattcattttatttttgtcgcTTGTTTACGGGATAGTGCTTGCGTAGTGACTCTTAGATTATAGTGGCTTTGGTGAGCAATGGTAGGGTAAGGCCTTGTCCTCGGAGGTGTCAGCGTGGGGGAGGGGGCGCGGGGGGTAAGAGGGCTAAGGGAGCTACTAGGCTGAGAGTGGGGTCTTAGAACATAGGAACTTTGATTGAAAAATCTGTAGAGTTAGCGAAGACTCTCGAGAAAAGGAAAATTAATTTAGCTTGTGCAcaggagactaggtgggtaggagATAAGGCGCGAGATGTAGGCAGTTTCAAACTTTGGTATTCTAAGAGGGTGGGGGGCATGAACGAGGTAGGTATATTGGTTGATAAGGACCTCCATGAACTAGTGGTGGAGGTTAGGAGGGTGAATGACAGGTTGATGATTATTAAGCTAGTTGTTGGAGGTTTTACTTTGAACATAATCAGTGCATACGCACCACAAGCAGGCTTGGATGAGGAAGTCAAGAGGCGTTTCTgggaggatttggatgagatggtATGTGGTATCCTGCATACTGAGAGGCTTTTCATTGGAGGAGATATCAACAGCCATATTGAAGCAACGTCGGGGGAGTATTATGATGTGCATGGTGGCTTTAGTTTTGGAGATAGAAATGGAGTAGGAACGTCTGTGCTAGACTTTGCTAGAGCATTTGATTTGGTAATAGGGAACTTGAGTCTCCCGAAGAAGAGGGAGCACTTGGTCATATTTTGGAGTTCGGTGGccgagactcagattgattatttactctgcaggaagtccgatagaggtctttgcacggattgcaaggtcatcccAAGTGAGAACCTTTCGACCCTTCATAGGTTCCtggtcatggaccttgagatcacgaagaggaggaggaagagggAGATGTATAGCCAACATAGGATAAAATGGGGAGCCTTGACGGAAGCTAAAGTGCATGAGTTAGGGTTCAAGCTGGTGACTATCGGGGCgtggaggagtagtggggacgcaAGCGCTATGTGGACCACGACTGCGCAGTACATTAGGGAAGTCgcgagagaggtattaggggtctcaaagggttactctggTGGTCACAAGGGAGGTTGGTGATGGAATGGAGAGGTTCAAGGAAACGTGAAAATCAAGAAAGCGGGCGTATATGAAGCTAGTGGAAAGTGTAGATAAGGAGGACAAGAGGGCGAATAGGGAGCTTTATAAGCTGGCTAGGAAAGAGGCAAAGCTAGCAGTTAGGCGGCCAAGACTGCAGCTTTTAGTCatttgtatgaggaactcgaggtccaaggtggggataagaggttgttcaggttagccaaggcaCGAGAAAGAAAGGCacgtgacttggaccaagtgaaatGCATCACGGatgaagaaggtagagttttgttggatgaggagCTTATACGTCGGAGATGacagacctacttccatagtctcatgaacgaggagggggacaagagcattgtactgggtgatttgAAACTCTCCGAGAGTCGTtatgactttgggtattgtaggcggattagagtgGATGAAGTTGAGGGGGATATGTGTAAGCTGATCAGGGGCAAAGCGACTGGGCCGGATGAAATCTcgatggagttttggaagagtgcgggcaaggcaggcttggagtggctcactaagTTACCTAATGTTATTTTTAGAACGCAAAAGATGCctgaagagtggaggtggagcacgatggttcctgtatacaagaacaagggtgatatccaaaattgcaataactatcggagtatcaagctgcttagccatactatgaaagtctgggagtgagtggtagagctaagggtgaggaggagtgtgtatATTTCCGAGAACCAATTTGGGTTTATGCCGAGGCGTTTGACTACAGAAGctatccaccttgttaggagattgatgaaGTAGTATAGGGAGGAAAGAAGGACatatatggtgttcatcgacttagaaaaggcatacgataaagttccgagggaGGTTTTGTAGAGatatttggaggctagaggtgtacatgttgcctacgttaggttgattaaggacatgttatgatggggttgtatcaggggtcggcactcagcccttttttgtttgctctggtgatggacaTACTGACGCGCCAGATCCAAGGGAAGGTGCCgaggtgcatgctatttgcagatgatattctATTGATTGATGAGATGAGATACGGTGTGAATGAGCAATTAGAGgtttggaggtaaaacctagaatataaagatttcaagttgagaaggaccaagatagaatacttggagtgtaagtttagtAGCGATACttaaggaggggaaggggaggtatGGCTGGaatcgcaggtcatccctaggagagggagttttaagtaccttgggtcaatTATTcaaggggatggggagattgatgaagacgtcacacatcgtattggggcgggatggatgaaatggagacgggcttccggtgttttgtgtgacaagaaggtgccactgaatcttaagggtaagttctacagagtggtggtcagacctaCGATATTGTAtggagctgagtgttggccaTTCAAGATTGCGCATGTCCataagatgaaggtagcagagatgaggatgttgatagggatgtgcgggcacaccaggttagataggatcagaatgCGGTTATTTgtgacaaggtgggtgtggcacCTTTTTAtcacaagatgcgggaagcacggcttaggtggtttggtcatgtgaagaggaggagcacagacaccttgatgaggaggtgtgagaggttgacatttgAGGggctacggagaggtagaggtaggccaaagaagaggtggggagaggtgattaggcaagacatggagcaacttcagctgaccgaggacatgacccttgattggaaggtatggaggtcgagaattagggtagtagagtagatagtctagagtgttcataacagtagtattggcatgcagtctcgctttctattggtagtaggtttttatgactagctattgttttctttcattgttgatcaccttactgtcttgttgtttctattctgcttttatatggctttttggtattgTCCCTTCTTGT
Protein-coding sequences here:
- the LOC138899335 gene encoding uncharacterized protein, with product MNEVGILVDKDLHELVVEVRRVNDRLMIIKLVVGGFTLNIISAYAPQAGLDEEVKRRFWEDLDEMVCGILHTERLFIGGDINSHIEATSGEYYDVHGGFSFGDRNGVGTSVLDFARAFDLVIGNLSLPKKREHLVIFWSSVAETQIDYLLCRKSDRGLCTDCKVIPSENLSTLHRFLVMDLEITKRRRKREMYSQHRIKWGALTEAKVHELGFKLVTIGAWRSSGDASAMWTTTAQYIREVAREVLGVSKGYSGGHKGGW